The Triticum aestivum cultivar Chinese Spring chromosome 7B, IWGSC CS RefSeq v2.1, whole genome shotgun sequence genome window below encodes:
- the LOC123160448 gene encoding uncharacterized protein — protein sequence MAFGSKRKLADRSDIQEDDGDDVDLINSDDERNSVDEQDESAEHGTAKPAKSLLDEVFFLDAPKGKNSGGSRPWRCKHCDKKYTSSYTRIHQHFFGVGPGKTKQIPRCSVASDRVKYKKIYDKYYQPEKVQASGSAPKKQLVEAFAGVERDAVDMQIMLFLCANGIPFNVLRSPQYYEMVAAIQRAPKGYKPPAYEKARTTLLDACKRKVENDLAPVRQTWYSHGVSVVSDGWTNMKNHPLINVIASNSCGSMFLYAEDFSGEEKTGEAIAQFLLQAIEEIGPSNVLQVITDNASNCRVAGEEIEKVHKHIFWSPCVVHTLNLVFKDFAKKFAWMVDTYQTGKAIVKFFRNHQHFQDLFRHNSKLDLLKVSKTRFSSHYIVLKRLMDVREALTTTIVTSKWKELVKACDVQTRAAANAIAQNIIDETFWDEIKIILDITKPLYMVIKFSDGEGPKSGDIYERMDNMLGEMQEVMTREDNPHKDDWSKVNEIILYRWGKMNWHFHCLEFALSPKYYDQAYLASPAPGGGQRKAPNDDSEVIEGVIEALNRIAEDKKEYALLREDLTPL from the exons ATGGCGTTTGGGTCAAAACGTAAGTTAGCAGATCGGAGTGACATCCAGgaggatgacggtgatgatgttgatCTCATCAATTCCGATGATGAGCGTAATAGCGTTGATGAACAAGATGAATCTGCCGAGCATGGTACTGCAAAACCTGCTAAATCCCTTCTAGATGAGGTATTTTTTCTTGATGCACCTAAAGGGAAGAACTCTGGTGGATCAAGACCCTGGCGATGCAAACATTGTGATAAGAAGTACACGAGTAGTTATACAAGAATTCATCAGCACTTCTTTGGTGTTGGTCCTGGCAAGACGAAACAAATTCCTCGCTGCTCTGTCGCAAGTGATCGCGTCAAGTATAAGAAAATATATGATAAG TACTACCAACCTGAGAAAGTACAAGCTTCAGGCTCGGCGCCTAAAAAGCAATTAGTAGAAGCTTTTGCTGGGGTGGAAAGAGATGCAGTGGACATGCAAATAATGTTGTTCCTTTGTGCTAATGGAATTCCCTTTAATGTGTTGAGAAGTCCTCAATACTATGAAATGGTAGCAGCCATCCAGAGAGCACCAAAGGGATACAAACCTCCTGCATATGAGAAGGCTAGGACTACTCTTCTAGATGCATGTAAGAGAAAGGTGGAGAATGATTTGGCTCCGGTTAGACAAACATG GTATTCCCATGGTGTCTCTGTTGTTTCTGACGGATGGACAAATATGAAGAACCATCCATTAATCAACGTAATAGCATCGAATAGCTGTGGTTCAATGTTTCTGTACGCAGAAGACTTCTCTGGAGAAGAGAAGACGGGTGAAGCCATTGCACAATTCTTACTGCAAGCCATTGAGGAGATTGGCCCTTCCAATGTCCTTCAGGTCATCACTGATAATGCATCTAATTGTAGAGTTGCGGGTGAAGAAATTGAGAAA GTGCATAAGCATATATTTTGGTCTCCATGTGTGGTTCACACACTGAATCTAGTATTcaaagattttgcaaaaaagtttgCTTGGATGGTTGATACATACCAGACTGGGAAAGCAATTGTGAAGTTCTTTAGGAACCACCAGCACTTTCAAGATCTCTTTAGACACAACTCCAAGTTGGATCTTTTGAAGGTCTCAAAAACAAGATTTTCTTCTCATTATATTGTGCTTAAGAGGCTTATGGATGTTCGAGAGGCGCTCACAACTACCATTGTCACAAGCAAATGGAAGgaactggtgaaggcttgtgatGTACAAACAAGAGCAGCAGCAAATGCGATTGCCCAAAATATCATTGATGAGACATTTTGGGATGAGATTAAAATCATCCTTGACATCACAAAACCATTATATATGGTAATCAAGTTCAGTGACGGAGAAGGTCCAAAATCTGGTGATATATATGAAAGAATGGACAATATGCTTGGCGAGATGCAAGAAGTCATGACAAGGGAAGATAACCCTCACAAAGATGATTGGTCGAAGGTAAATGAAATTATTCTTTATCGGTGGGGAAAGATGAACTGGCATTTTCATTGCTTAGAATTTGCTCTTTCTCCTAAGTATTATGATCAAGCCTATCTTGCAAGTCCTGCTCCTGGTGGTGGTCAAAGGAAAGCTCCAAATGATGACAGTGAGGTTATAGAAGGTGTTATAGAGGCTCTAAATAGAATTGCAGAAGATAAAAAAGAGTATGCTCTTTTACGTGAGGACTTAACACCTTTATAA